The Streptococcus sp. 29896 genome includes a region encoding these proteins:
- the recX gene encoding recombination regulator RecX gives MRITKLEKKKRLYLLETDQDNQVYITEDTIVRFFLTKGKKINENELKEVIQFAQFSNGKNIALYYLSFKKRTKKEVETYLEKHNIDPLTISEILHKLQEEKWIDDQDYVQQVLFQNALSGDKGPQALRQKLYQKGISKHIIDACFELEEFEEIAEKVAQKLHKKYLGKYSDRALKEKVKQGLLLKGFDYKDADKALEKLEWVQDEQEQETLLNKELDKAYRKYSRTDTDYSLEQKIIRFLLRKGFDYDKIKRALREYL, from the coding sequence ATGAGAATCACAAAGTTAGAAAAGAAAAAACGTCTCTACCTCTTGGAGACAGACCAGGACAATCAAGTCTATATTACTGAAGATACCATTGTGCGATTTTTCCTCACCAAAGGAAAAAAAATCAACGAAAATGAATTGAAAGAAGTGATACAGTTCGCACAATTCTCCAATGGAAAAAACATAGCTCTCTACTACCTATCTTTTAAAAAGAGAACGAAAAAAGAAGTCGAAACCTATCTTGAAAAACATAACATCGATCCCCTCACCATCTCTGAAATCTTACACAAACTCCAGGAAGAAAAATGGATAGACGACCAGGACTATGTCCAACAAGTTCTCTTTCAAAATGCACTTTCTGGAGACAAAGGTCCACAAGCACTAAGACAAAAACTGTATCAAAAGGGAATTTCTAAGCATATCATTGATGCTTGTTTTGAATTAGAAGAGTTTGAAGAGATTGCCGAAAAAGTAGCACAAAAACTACACAAGAAATACCTAGGCAAGTATTCTGATCGAGCCTTAAAAGAGAAAGTTAAACAAGGACTTTTATTAAAAGGATTCGACTATAAAGATGCTGATAAGGCGCTCGAAAAATTAGAATGGGTGCAAGATGAGCAAGAACAGGAAACCTTGCTAAACAAGGAATTAGACAAGGCCTACAGAAAATATAGCCGGACGGATACTGATTATTCCTTAGAACAAAAAATCATTCGCTTTCTTCTGAGAAAAGGATTTGATTACGATAAAATAAAAAGAGCATTAAGAGAATATTTGTAA
- a CDS encoding DUF402 domain-containing protein, which translates to MKLPKEGDFITIQSYKHDGELHRSWRDTMVLKTTENAIIGVNNHTLVTENDGRRWVTREPAIVYFHKKYWFNIIAMIRDNGVSYYCNLASPYILDNEALKYIDYDLDVKVFADGEKRLLDVDEYEKHRKLMQYPEDIDFILKENVKILVDWINNQKGPFSPAYVNIWYKRYLELRSR; encoded by the coding sequence GTGAAATTACCAAAAGAAGGCGACTTTATTACAATTCAAAGTTATAAACATGATGGCGAACTCCACCGCTCGTGGAGAGACACCATGGTACTAAAAACAACAGAAAATGCTATTATTGGTGTGAACAATCATACATTGGTCACAGAAAATGATGGCAGACGCTGGGTTACCCGAGAACCTGCAATTGTCTATTTTCATAAAAAATACTGGTTCAATATCATTGCAATGATTCGAGACAATGGCGTTTCCTATTATTGCAACTTAGCTAGTCCCTACATCCTGGACAATGAAGCCTTAAAATACATCGATTATGATTTAGATGTGAAAGTCTTCGCTGATGGAGAAAAAAGACTACTTGATGTTGATGAATATGAAAAACATCGAAAACTCATGCAGTACCCTGAGGACATTGATTTTATTCTAAAAGAAAATGTCAAAATCCTCGTTGATTGGATTAATAATCAAAAAGGGCCATTCTCACCAGCTTATGTCAATATTTGGTACAAACGATATTTAGAACTGCGAAGTAGATAA
- a CDS encoding DUF960 domain-containing protein has protein sequence MGFSTTKGRYASFGIVTTLPGQLIDQVWYLIDNYLKGVFPLPNLLKIQLINKNGKIQFCFKHQSLPISILIDSKERFDPFYPTKVIVIDKDGIQTILLPDEVHFHD, from the coding sequence ATGGGATTTTCAACAACCAAAGGCCGATATGCTAGTTTTGGCATTGTTACTACATTACCAGGCCAACTCATTGACCAAGTTTGGTATCTGATAGACAACTACTTAAAAGGAGTCTTCCCTTTACCTAACCTCTTAAAAATACAACTCATCAATAAAAACGGAAAGATTCAGTTTTGCTTTAAACACCAGAGTCTACCCATTTCCATTCTAATTGATAGTAAAGAGCGTTTCGATCCCTTCTACCCAACAAAAGTCATTGTAATAGACAAAGATGGAATTCAAACCATTTTGCTCCCAGATGAAGTTCATTTTCACGATTAA